The Bacillus sp. Bos-x628 genome segment TCCTCCTCTTACCAATGAATATATGGACTTGTCTACCTGCTCATGACGAAAATATATTTCCAAATCACTTAGTTGACCTCACAGTAGGCTTATATTATAATATCTAGGTACATGTTTGCATGTATATCTTTTTTTAATGCAGTCGATTGGTGTATTCGGAGGGAGGGAAAGAGAATGTCAAAAACGGTCGTTAGAAAAAACGAATCGCTTGAAGATGCTCTTCGTCGCTTTAAACGCAGTGTATCCAAAACTGGAACATTGCAAGAAGCAAGAAAGCGTGAATTTTATGAAAAACCTAGCGTAAAGCGCAAGAAAAAGTCCGAAGCTGCTAGAAAACGCAAATTTTAAAAGAGGGTGGATTTATGAGTCTTCTTGAGCAATTAAATTCTGACATGAAGCTTTTTATGAAAAACCGTGAGAAAGACAAGCTTGTTGTCATTCGTATGGTGAAGGCTTCGCTCCAAAATGAAGCAATAAAGCTTAAGAAAGACAGTTTGACCAGCGATGAGGAACTAACCGTCCTTTCCCGCGAGATTAAGCAACGTAAAGACTCCCTCCATGAATTTTCGAAAGCTAATCGTTTAGATTTAGTAGATAAAGTTCAAAAAGAGATTGACATTTTAGACGTTTATTTACCTGAACAATTGTCTGAGGAAGAACTGCAAACCATCGTTAAAGAAACGATTGCTGAAACAGGCGCTTCATCAAAGGCTGATATGGGTAAAGTCATGAGCGCTATTATGCCAAAAGTAAAAGGTAAAGCTGATGGTGCTGTCGTTAACAGACTTGTCAGCGAGCAGCTGTCTAAATAAAAAAGTATCCTTCTAAAGTTAGAAGGATACTTTTTTTATGCCTTTCACAAACCTGTCATATAAAAATGAAACCTATGATACATTTGTAACGTATGTAAAGGAACGATAAAATAAGAAGAAAGAAGGGAGGGATTACCAAAGAGTGAAAAAAATAAATGTTTCTATTGCTCTCTTCACCTGTTTTATCATATGCTTAATATTAGGGGTTCAATTGACCGCAAAATCAGCAAACCAGAAAGTTCACATCATACCAATTCAAGACACAGTAGAAAAAGGACTTTCTAAATTCATAGAACGATCATTTGATCAAGCAAAGTCAGAGCGAGCGAAACATATTATTCTCGACATCAACACGCCCGGTGGTGCAGTAGATGCGGCTCTTGAAATAGCAGATACGATTCGAGCGTCCGATATCCCAGTAACAGCTTATGTGAATCATAGAGCGCTTTCAGCTGGGGCCTTCCTTGCATTAAATGCTGATCAAATTTATATGACCCCAAATGGAAAGATGGGGGCTGCTGCGATCATCGATGGTGATGGCAATGCGGCTGATCAAAAATCTGAATCACTATGGCTTGCTGAAATGAGTGACGCTGCCGAAAAACAGGGGCGTAATCCAAAGTACGCTCTTGCGATGGCTGATGTAGATATAGACGCTAAAGAAGCCGGTGCACCAAAAGGAGAATTGCTCACCTTCAATACAGATCGAGCGCTGCAATTTGGATATGCAGAAGGTGAAGCGAGGAATATAGATGACCTGCTACATAAGCTCAATCTAGAGAATACGTCTGTTCAATACAATGAAGTCAGCTTTGCTGAAAAGGTTGCACGTTTTCTCACGCATCCAATTGTCATTCCAATCCTTTTATCCATTGCGAGCTTGGGCTTAATTGTTGAACTGTATTCTCCCGGTTTTGGTGTACCTGGAACCATGGGAGTAACAGCACTTCTTCTATTCTTTTATGGTCATCTCGTGGCAGGTTTTGCAGGCTATGAGACATTATTTCTGTTTTTAGCAGGGATTGCGCTCATGGTTCTGGAATTGTTTTTGCCAGGAGGAATCATAGGTATCATTGGGCTTATCTGTGTGGTTGTCAGCTTATTTTTAGCAGCTGGAAGCTTTACAGAAATGGCGATTTCCATCTTGATTGCCACTGTTGTTTCAATCATAGCAGTTATTTTACTGACAAAGGTGTTGGGGAAACGTATGAAATTCTTTAAAAAGTTCATTTTAACTGATTCGACCAACAAGGAAAGTGGTTATGTCTCTAATGAAACAAGAGAGGATCTTGTTGGACAGATTGCTGTAACATTAACAGCACTTCGTCCGTCTGGCACGATTGTACTCGGAGACGAACGTATTGATGTTGTATCCGAAGGTGCATTTATTGACAAGGATGAACAAGTTAAAATTGTAAAAGCGGAAGGCTCACGCATTGTCGTGAGGAAAGTATAGATACTGATTTTATAGGAGGAATAAAATGGATCCATCTACTTTATTATTGTTTGTGATTATCGCAGCAGGTTTGATCGTTCTGTCGATCTTCTTCACCTTTGTACCGGTGATGCTGTGGATTTCTGCCCTAGCGGCTGGCGTAAAGGTGAGCATTTTTACACTCGTAGGAATGAGACTTCGTCGCGTTATTCCAAACCGAGTGGTCAACCCGCTTATCAAGGCGCATAAAGCAGGTCTTGATGTGACAATTAACCAGTTAGAAAGCCACTATCTTGCAGGTGGTAACGTTGACCGCGTTGTAAATGCTTTAATTGCGGCGCAACGTGCGAATATTGAATTGAACTTTGCTCGCTGTGCGGCAATTGACTTAGCAGGTCGTGACGTACTTGAAGCAGTACAAATGAGTGTAAACCCTAAAGTCATTGAAACACCGTTTATCTCAGGTGTAGCAATGGATGGGATTGAAGTGAAAGCAAAAGCACGTATTACCGTTCGTGCAAACATTGACCGACTTGTCGGTGGGGCAGGGGAAGAAACGATCATTGCACGTGTAGGTGAAGGGATTGTTTCTACAATCGGTTCATCTGATAATCATAAAAAGGTTCTTGAAAACCCTGATATGATTTCTCAAACTGTGCTTGGCAAAGGATTAGATTCAGGAACTGCGTTTGAAATTCTCTCGATCGATATTGCAGATGTAGATATTGGCAAGAACATTGGTGCCATTCTGCAAACAGACCAAGCGGAAGCAGACAAAAACATCGCACAGGCAAAAGCAGAAGAACGTCGCGCGATGGCTGTTGCCCAAGAACAAGAAATGCGTGCGAGAGTTGAAGAAATGCGCGCGAAAGTAGTAGAAGCTGAAGCTGAAGTGCCGCTTGCAATGGCTGAAGCACTTCGAGAAGGTAACATTGGTGTCATGGACTACATGAATATCAAAAACATTAATGCTGATACGGATATGAGAGACTCATTTGGTAAAATGACAAAAGGTCCGTCTGATAATGAAAACAAATAAGCATCCTCTCACGCTTTAAGGAGGGAGCCCATGGACATTCTATTTGAAAATCCGTTATTAATCGCAATTATCATTGGCATCATCTCTGCTGTGTTTGGGAAAATCGGCAAGCAAGAGGAAAAGGAACAAAAAAATCAGCATAACAAGCCAGCTTCTCAACGTAAGCCGATGCCTCAGCAGCAAACGACCTCAAAAAGTCCAAATCCAGCCGTGACGGATCAGCTTGACGATTTTGGCGATGTACATGATCATGGTGAAATGAAAAAAGCGTCTGAATCATTACATGATCGCTATACCGCCACATTAGCCGAAATGAAAGAGCGAAAGAGTGAGCGAAATAAAGAACTTCGATCACTTGAAAGGCAGCTCACTAGACCAAAAGCATCTGCGACTGAGGTGCAGCCGAAAATCATTGAAAAGCTGAATCGAGACACTGTTGTTCAAGGGATGATCCTTGGTGAAGTGTTTGGAGAACCGCGCGCTAAAAACCCGCACCGAACAATGAAACGGCCCTATAAAAGATAAAGAAGAAAGCCCCCTTTTAGCCAAGGGGGGCTTTTTTGTGCTCTTTTTAAGACGCTTCACGCCATCTGTTATCCAACAAGAGCTTAACTTGTTCATCAACAAAATAGTCAACTTATGATGAACTAGTCATTTTGCGGGATTCATTAGCATGATATGAACGGCGGAGGAATAGGATGATATAGAGGCTTTCTCATCAGTCTCTCCATCTTTCAGTTTGATCTCATACACATGAGGTGGGAAGGGGTTCTTATTGAATGGGAAAAAGGAAAAATCGACTCAAAGCATGGCTGACAAGAACACTTGAAATCCCCCCAGACGTGATGATGGATCTTCCCCGTATTACGATGGTTGGCAGACTCCACATTTACATAGAGAACCATAAAGGGCTTTTACTTTTCAGTGACCAAGAGGTAAGACTTATGCTCAAACAAGGACAGTGCATCATTTCGGGTAAAGACTTTGTGATTAAAACGATTTTGCCGGAAGAGATCTTATTAGAAGGGAAAATC includes the following:
- a CDS encoding GatB/YqeY domain-containing protein, producing MSLLEQLNSDMKLFMKNREKDKLVVIRMVKASLQNEAIKLKKDSLTSDEELTVLSREIKQRKDSLHEFSKANRLDLVDKVQKEIDILDVYLPEQLSEEELQTIVKETIAETGASSKADMGKVMSAIMPKVKGKADGAVVNRLVSEQLSK
- the yqfC gene encoding sporulation protein YqfC, encoding MGKRKNRLKAWLTRTLEIPPDVMMDLPRITMVGRLHIYIENHKGLLLFSDQEVRLMLKQGQCIISGKDFVIKTILPEEILLEGKIDEVRYIDS
- the rpsU gene encoding 30S ribosomal protein S21 produces the protein MSKTVVRKNESLEDALRRFKRSVSKTGTLQEARKREFYEKPSVKRKKKSEAARKRKF
- the floA gene encoding flotillin-like protein FloA (flotillin-like protein involved in membrane lipid rafts), which gives rise to MDPSTLLLFVIIAAGLIVLSIFFTFVPVMLWISALAAGVKVSIFTLVGMRLRRVIPNRVVNPLIKAHKAGLDVTINQLESHYLAGGNVDRVVNALIAAQRANIELNFARCAAIDLAGRDVLEAVQMSVNPKVIETPFISGVAMDGIEVKAKARITVRANIDRLVGGAGEETIIARVGEGIVSTIGSSDNHKKVLENPDMISQTVLGKGLDSGTAFEILSIDIADVDIGKNIGAILQTDQAEADKNIAQAKAEERRAMAVAQEQEMRARVEEMRAKVVEAEAEVPLAMAEALREGNIGVMDYMNIKNINADTDMRDSFGKMTKGPSDNENK
- a CDS encoding nodulation protein NfeD, translating into MKKINVSIALFTCFIICLILGVQLTAKSANQKVHIIPIQDTVEKGLSKFIERSFDQAKSERAKHIILDINTPGGAVDAALEIADTIRASDIPVTAYVNHRALSAGAFLALNADQIYMTPNGKMGAAAIIDGDGNAADQKSESLWLAEMSDAAEKQGRNPKYALAMADVDIDAKEAGAPKGELLTFNTDRALQFGYAEGEARNIDDLLHKLNLENTSVQYNEVSFAEKVARFLTHPIVIPILLSIASLGLIVELYSPGFGVPGTMGVTALLLFFYGHLVAGFAGYETLFLFLAGIALMVLELFLPGGIIGIIGLICVVVSLFLAAGSFTEMAISILIATVVSIIAVILLTKVLGKRMKFFKKFILTDSTNKESGYVSNETREDLVGQIAVTLTALRPSGTIVLGDERIDVVSEGAFIDKDEQVKIVKAEGSRIVVRKV